A region of Anticarsia gemmatalis isolate Benzon Research Colony breed Stoneville strain chromosome 10, ilAntGemm2 primary, whole genome shotgun sequence DNA encodes the following proteins:
- the LOC142976235 gene encoding protein takeout-like, giving the protein MLRTLSFIAFVVASQAAEAPFIKPCKSGDNPCIVASAQAAVPFIAPGIPELGIKSLDPMEFDVIKGDQGGLSLTFRDTTVTGMKGCTVEAVKHDLNKGKQSVTIRCSVDLKGQYALGGQLLVLPISGEGKYHITIQDIIIKASAKVVTVDGEDGEKHWHVDTWQYSSTVRTNAKFEFDNLFNGNKILSDPLHSFVNANWKDVMNEIAPPIVKAIVTRVIDAVKALYKAVPAKYLEIQ; this is encoded by the exons AGGCGCCTTTTATAAAGCCATGCAAATCGGGTGACAACCCATGCATCGTGGCGTCAGCGCAGGCAGCAGTGCCTTTCATAGCACCCGGCATTCCGGAGCTGGGCATCAAGTCTTTGGACCCTATGGAGTTTGACGTCATCAAGGGAGACCAGGGAGGTCTGTCGCTGACTTTCAGAGATACCACCGTGACTGGCATGAAGGGATGCACGGTTGAAGCTGTCAA ACACGACCTGAATAAGGGCAAGCAGTCGGTGACGATCAGGTGCAGTGTGGACTTGAAAGGACAGTACGCGTTGGGAGGACAGCTACTTGTGTTGCCTATTAGCGGCGAAGGAAAATACCACATTACGATTC AGGACATAATAATCAAAGCATCAGCTAAGGTGGTGACAGTAGACGGTGAGGACGGTGAGAAGCACTGGCACGTAGACACATGGCAGTACTCCAGCACCGTGAGGACCAACGCTAAGTTTGAGTTCGACAACTTGTTCAATGGAAACAAGATTCTTT CGGACCCCTTACACTCCTTCGTAAACGCCAACTGGAAGGATGTCATGAATGAAATCGCTCCTCCCATTGTCAAAGCCATTGTTACCCGCGTCATTGATGCCGTCAAAGCTCTCTACAAAGCCGTACCTGCCAAGTATCttgaaatacaataa
- the LOC142976234 gene encoding ribonuclease P protein subunit p40-like: MLCPEVWNFPPPKVMESKREHQDIESVQNTVNKNCFYKSLIITCPDEIQPPSSIQGMVSEDTDYYKLSECSLTEFVEPVFIESFVKNGTIYCLTADRNCIIQNCAAITPDGVLTLHILDYIYQTLGFEGTKRPHNYYEINIDLKTIKHKQKINSGLSKLELFDFYIIWKPNNEDICPSSIAKYFSDRDINVTVHSLSIKNISPDITEVPAIKDVDSDELAEWIGMLAQEAELDQKEAYISSYSQPESINALKTTRTSVYIVKGFIPSLLISSLCEELNEYIKSREMDNFWASISLQSDENSLWQWNKSSPKMFQAHDSSCTIFFTQQGHIEYSIGQLKYS; the protein is encoded by the coding sequence ATGTTGTGCCCAGAAGTGTGGAACTTCCCACCGCCAAAAGTTATGGAATCAAAGCGCGAACATCAAGACATAGAATCGGTACAAAACACTGTAAATAAGaactgtttttataaaagtttaatcaTTACGTGTCCTGATGAGATACAGCCGCCAAGTTCTATTCAAGGAATGGTCTCAGAAGACACCGATTACTACAAATTATCAGAATGTTCACTGACAGAATTCGTAGAGCCggtttttattgaaagttttgtCAAGAATGGTACAATTTACTGTTTAACTGCCGACCGAAACtgtattatacaaaattgtgcTGCTATAACGCCAGACGGTGTACTAACACTACATATTCTTGACTATATCTACCAAACATTAGGTTTTGAAGGCACTAAACGACCTCATAActattacgaaataaatattgatctgaaaactataaaacataaacaaaaaataaattctggGTTAAGTAAActtgaattatttgatttttatatcaTATGGAAACCGAACAATGAAGATATTTGTCCGTCATCTATTGCAAAGTATTTCAGTGACCGAGATATCAATGTAACAGTACACTCTTTGAGCATAAAGAATATATCACCAGATATAACAGAAGTACCAGCAATTAAAGACGTTGATAGTGACGAATTGGCAGAATGGATTGGAATGCTAGCACAAGAAGCAGAATTAGACCAGAAAGAGGCATACATAAGCTCTTACAGCCAACCGGAAAGTATAAATGCATTGAAAACTACAAGAACATCAGTGTACATCGTCAAAGGTTTTATACCGTCATTGTTAATAAGCAGTTTGTGTGAAGAATTAAATGAGTACATAAAATCAAGAGAGATGGATAACTTCTGGGCATCAATAAGTCTTCAAAGTGATGAGAACAGTTTATGGCAATGGAACAAAAGTAGTCCTAAAATGTTTCAAGCTCATGATTCATCttgtactatattttttacacagcAAGGTCATATTGAGTATTCTATAGGACAATTAAAGTATTCATAG
- the Sod1 gene encoding superoxide dismutase 1: MPKAVCVINGDVKGTVFFDQKDEKSPVVVTGQVEGLQKGKHGFHVHEFGDNTNGCTSAGAHFNPAKMDHGGPTSSIRHVGDLGNIEATTNGGITKVCIQDEAISLVPGPNSIIGRTLVVHADPDDLGMGGHELSKTTGNAGARLGCGVIGLAKS; the protein is encoded by the exons ATGCCTAAAGCAGTGTGTGTAATCAACGGCGACGTGAAGGGCACAGTCTTCTTCGaccaaaag gaTGAGAAGTCCCCTGTAGTGGTCACTGGTCAAGTGGAAGGACTCCAGaag GGTAAGCACGGTTTTCACGTGCACGAGTTCGGCGACAACACGAATGGATGCACGTCGGCGGGCGCTCACTTCAACCCCGCTAAGATGGACCATGGAGGCCCCACATCCTCCATCCGTCATGTTGGTGATCTCGGCAACATTGAGGCCACAACCAACGGTGGAATCACCAAG GTGTGCATCCAAGATGAAGCCATCTCCCTGGTCCCCGGACCCAACAGCATCATTGGCCGTACCCTGGTCGTCCACGCGGATCCCGATGACCTTGGCATGGGAGGCCACGAGCTGAGCAAGACCACTGGCAATGCTGGTGCCCGTCTTGGCTGCGGTGTCATTGGCTTGGCCAAGTCCTAA
- the LOC142976140 gene encoding uncharacterized protein LOC142976140 isoform X1: MESTSTPMNDLPSTSSSTAHQFEAGQTCPACNSALKLFFINMGEKLLMCENLTCAFPFGCTNLQLYKIDPETAHEEIASIRSIISPGSVTSGSTISTNEWSELDKMNKAMADIDEGTYSPVPTLVEQMDDKDVERITKEKEREEVIRKDIERIKELNKKLFQPDEPDSISNNKWLEDIVKMQGNSGVQLLKEHELKRCKKAVPNIGLGELKIDIDTATNAMPKIQIAVTNVTENN, translated from the exons ATGGAGAGTACAAGTACCCCAATGAATGATTTACCATCCACTTCCAGTTCCACT GCACATCAATTTGAAGCTGGACAG acatGTCCAGCGTGCAATTCAGCACTTAAACTATTCTTCATAAACATGGGCGAGAAGCTCCTGATGTGTGAAAACCTAACGTGCGCATTTCCATTCGGCTGCACTAATCTACAATTGTACAAGATAGACCCAGAAACTGCTCATGAAGAGATAGCCAGCATTAGGAGCATTATCAGTCCTGGCTCTGTAACCTCAGGGTCTACGATTTCAACCAACGAGTGGTCTGAACTAGACAAGATGAACAAAGCAATGGCTGACATTGATGAAGGAACATACAGTCCGGTACCAACTCTCGTTGAACAAATGGACGATAAGGATGTTGAAAGGATAACCAAAGAAAAAGAACGTGAGGAGGTGATACGTAAAGACATCGAGAGGATTAAAGAGCTgaataaaaaactgtttcagCCCGATGAGCCTGACAGTATCAGTAACAATAAATGGCTGGAGGACATTGTGAAGATGCAGGGCAATTCCGGAGTACAATTGCTTAAAGAACATGAGCTCAAGCGGTGTAAGAAAGCCGTGCCAAATATTGGTTTGGGAGAGTTGAAAATTGATATTGATACAGCAACGAATGCTATGCCTAAGATCCAAATTGCTGTTACCAATGTGACTGAGAATAATTGA
- the LOC142976140 gene encoding uncharacterized protein LOC142976140 isoform X2 gives MESTSTPMNDLPSTSSSTTCPACNSALKLFFINMGEKLLMCENLTCAFPFGCTNLQLYKIDPETAHEEIASIRSIISPGSVTSGSTISTNEWSELDKMNKAMADIDEGTYSPVPTLVEQMDDKDVERITKEKEREEVIRKDIERIKELNKKLFQPDEPDSISNNKWLEDIVKMQGNSGVQLLKEHELKRCKKAVPNIGLGELKIDIDTATNAMPKIQIAVTNVTENN, from the exons ATGGAGAGTACAAGTACCCCAATGAATGATTTACCATCCACTTCCAGTTCCACT acatGTCCAGCGTGCAATTCAGCACTTAAACTATTCTTCATAAACATGGGCGAGAAGCTCCTGATGTGTGAAAACCTAACGTGCGCATTTCCATTCGGCTGCACTAATCTACAATTGTACAAGATAGACCCAGAAACTGCTCATGAAGAGATAGCCAGCATTAGGAGCATTATCAGTCCTGGCTCTGTAACCTCAGGGTCTACGATTTCAACCAACGAGTGGTCTGAACTAGACAAGATGAACAAAGCAATGGCTGACATTGATGAAGGAACATACAGTCCGGTACCAACTCTCGTTGAACAAATGGACGATAAGGATGTTGAAAGGATAACCAAAGAAAAAGAACGTGAGGAGGTGATACGTAAAGACATCGAGAGGATTAAAGAGCTgaataaaaaactgtttcagCCCGATGAGCCTGACAGTATCAGTAACAATAAATGGCTGGAGGACATTGTGAAGATGCAGGGCAATTCCGGAGTACAATTGCTTAAAGAACATGAGCTCAAGCGGTGTAAGAAAGCCGTGCCAAATATTGGTTTGGGAGAGTTGAAAATTGATATTGATACAGCAACGAATGCTATGCCTAAGATCCAAATTGCTGTTACCAATGTGACTGAGAATAATTGA
- the LOC142976002 gene encoding uncharacterized protein LOC142976002: MQLASYLLLAVMVYGGGGVTKPSGIEQFWTDDYKVFEQVYGKTSDRDIYGETLPAPVTFTNEKKKDASEKNERYLINYNDPDADQFDSYNLGDRYNNLLTKQSLKLFKKPATSAINFVSYSNFKPITQTNDPDTYNYLKHLEELNNEEKYDFPKSIGGFKPYLNYGVTNPEESDAYKSIQDILDAHEANKGNNYNTEEESSVKYLTYPKNKKKKPPRVYNDVTKPRCAGGRCRKRGNYRSRSRPYRRTPTVKTVVVI; the protein is encoded by the exons ATGCAGCTGGCGTCGTATCTCCTGCTCGCTGTGATGGTCTACGGTGGAGGTGGAGTTACTAAGCCATCTG GTATAGAACAATTCTGGACAGACGACTACAAGGTATTCGAGCAAGTGTACGGCAAGACATCAGACCGGGATATTTACGGCGAAACACTCCCTGCACCCGTCACATTCACTAATGAAAAGAAGAAAGATGCCTCAGAAAAGAACGAACGATACTTGATCAACTACAACGACCCTGATGCAGACCAATTTGACTCTTATAACCTAGGGGATAGATACAATAATCTATTAACAAAACAGTCGTTAAAGCTCTTTAAGAAACCAGCAACTTCTGCAATAAATTTCGTGAGCTACTCAAATTTCAAACCGATCACACAAACGAACGACCCAGATACTtacaactatttaaaacatttggaAGAACTGAATAACGAGGAAAAATATGACTTTCCAAAAAGCATAGGAGGTTTTAAGCCTTACTTGAACTATGGAGTTACAAATCCTGAAGAAAGTGACGCTTATAAAAGTATTCAGGATATTCTGGACGCCCACGAAGCGAATAAAgggaataattataatacggAGGAAGAGAGTAGTGTGAAATATTTAACGTATCCtaagaataagaagaagaagcctCCGAgggtgtacaatgacgtcacgaAGCCGCGGTGTGCAGGAGGCAGGTGTAGGAAGAGAGGGAACTATAGGTCTAGGAGTAGACCTTATAGGAGAACACCTACTGTTAAGActgttgttgttatttaa